The sequence aaattatatattgtgtatatatagggaAGTTAGAGCTTTCTGTTGATACATGTTTTTAGAAGTATAATCCACCATTTAGTATGAAtactacattaaaataatgaaaatatttgggaaaaaacattttttttctaatcttttCCTATGATAATTGTCCCCAATGGACCAAAATACCAGAAAAATACCACCATTAATGTAAGTATCTCGATTTTGAAAATACCCCATATTCATGCGTTTTTTTGGAAGTTACGGGGCACAAAATGGAAAATGTCtgtttgcttttaaaaataaataaataatgaaataattaaataagagGCTTATTTCTCATGTGAGACTGTTTAGCAGCTCACCAGCTCAAAATATCCCTACaaaggtatgtgtatatatatatatatatatatatatatatatatatatatatatatatatatatatatatatttggaaagcAAAACCTTTCCATGTTTCATAGGACAGTTTGCACATATTACATGCAGATAACCCTACCACAATCTATTCAGCCGCGTCTCCAGATTTTGGTTTTCTTGTGTACCTGCTTTTGTGGGCCACACCTCCCATCACCTTTATAATGAACTTGGCTgaaggtgatgggagttgtaatccacATCAacccatttaaaaataaaaaacgccCAATCGGAGGATTGGGGAGTCACCGCAAGcacgccatattgccctcagttggaGCTTTCGGTTGCATCCCCTTCCCAGACTGGAGGATCGGTGAGAGGATGGCAcaagtgctgccattttggtggaagttcccgctatgttatgtccgcagagatgcggacaaagaaagaagatagcagattcaAGAGGAGATCacaagtggtcggcagagaaggtaggggaaCATTtagggagtgtgagagagagaatgaacaaaaatgagagtgtgagagagtgagtaagagtgaatgctggcaccgggcaacaaattttgccCCCAAATCAAAAATGCTCCTGAACGGCCAAACCGTATGGGCAGGGAACGAAATTAGTTTccagaaaacaaatgggccaaaaaggaACCGAAACATTTTTCTGAATCGTCTAATATATTAGAGTCTCTGGAAGAACACAATTCAGTTCAGAAAATATAGCAATACAGAGTACTTTTAATATCAGcagatagaagataaaaactTGTACGTTGTCTACGTTTTACCCATAATAGTCACTTGCTCGGATGTATGCTGCCGTATCTCTTTTCTATAATGTAAAGACAATAAATAGATCTTACAAAAAAGTCACTTACACATAGCTGCATTTATTGAAACGCAGAGAGCCTTGTAAGGCTTCTATTGccctatttatttttagtttttttgtgaataCCGGCAATAGCTAAAACCTAATGACAACCTTATGTTTGTTTTCACCTATAGGTGTGTTATCAATCTTGGTAGAACAACACTACAATGACAACAAGGGAACTTATTGTAGGTATTTTGCACTTACTTTTATACTTACTGAACCTTGttactgtttaataaataaaaagacacaaaagacGTCAAGACATTTAGAGATGATTTCCAATACAGACACACATCACTACTTTCCAAGTTGTAATGTCAGAGGTCGCAAAACTAGCCATTCTCCTAATGATTATATACAATAATGATTTTGAGTCGAAGAATCATTTGGTGGACCACCCTTGTAATAATGTGTGCCATGGATGGGCAGTGAGGTATCTCGTGAGAACTACACGTGGAACCTTTTAGAATTGGTCAGGCTTCTTGTTCTCTGACAGCTTTAATGCATCCCTGAGTTCCGCGCTTCTTTGCTTATCAATGAGTTCCATTTCTCGCAGTTTCTGTATGAGGAAAAAAGGCAATATAAAGGTAATATTGTTTAGAACGCTGGGTGTCATTTTCTATACCTCCTCTCTAAACAATATACAGGATTGCAATCAATAACTAAATCATAACCTGCATTATATTATGTGCGAACCAATAATATAACTTTATAATGAAGTCACACAGACAGCATCGCTGGTGGTTCACATTAAACCTAACCTATGGAACAGTTAGAATAAAACCTATACCTGAGAAATCTCTGTGCTGATGATATTGTGATATTCTTTTCCTCGGCCCAAGGCTTCCATCTCTGTCAAGAACTCCCATCTTTCCTTGATTTCTGCCATCACTGCAAGGAAACTGTGGTTAGTTAATACATACTTTAAATCCTCGCCCTTTCCACATGTTTGCATTATACTTACACTCATCAAATCTGTCCTTCTCCTCCAGCACAGCCTCTTCCACCTGTGGAGAAGCATGCTTTGTCTCAGGCAGGTCTTTCCCAGTGGCCATGATGTTTTGCAAtctatgtttttctttgtttagatCTCCTGTGGAAAGCAAATCGTTTCTACTTAGTCAATGCGGAATattctttcaaaaacatttggatcactatactattattattacattacactCCATATTTAACCCAGAGGAAGGACATcaccatgtatgtttaatacatcaTATAAGTCTTTTAAGGCTCTGCCTAGTTTTAAACATGGTTTAAGGATTTTGAGCCAGCCGACTTACGTTAACCACCTATAATAAAAACTTACTTGTAGGACGAGGACGGAACTTATCTCTATCATAAGCATCTCCTGCGCGACATTGCTCTGCAGGACGTAAGCTGGGTCTAGCACGTAGAACACGGGCACTAAG is a genomic window of Spea bombifrons isolate aSpeBom1 chromosome 6, aSpeBom1.2.pri, whole genome shotgun sequence containing:
- the C6H22orf23 gene encoding UPF0193 protein EVG1, which gives rise to METGTGSPQVQPIPLILFLWRQKTLEYTERARDLIMSLKGGNVNVQVGAGFWNSAKPVQYSKETQELLRVMMQESKLTNFQQRQIRERLQCGDVLPTQCHPSSSNSDRKPPCVPAQRLSARVLRARPSLRPAEQCRAGDAYDRDKFRPRPTRDLNKEKHRLQNIMATGKDLPETKHASPQVEEAVLEEKDRFDELMAEIKERWEFLTEMEALGRGKEYHNIISTEISQKLREMELIDKQRSAELRDALKLSENKKPDQF